From Cupriavidus necator N-1:
TTGGTTGCCCTGGTCGAGCAGTCGATGCAGCATGATCCCTTTGCCCGCGCCGTCTACGCCTTTCATAACCGTCGGCGCAACCGCATCAAGCTGTTGCTGTGGGACCGCAACGGGTTCTGGTTGCTGCTCAAGCGCCTGGAGGAAGACCGCTTCGTGTGGCCGCGGCGTCAGCAGGCGGTGATCGAGCTGACGACCGAGCAGTTGCACTGGCTGCTGGACGGTATCGACGTGGACGCCGTGCAGCGGCACCCGTCGCGCAAATATCAGCACACGGGTTGAGTCGTCCGGTGTGACGTATACCCGATTGGACGTCGGCTGCACTATCGTGTTCAGCATGAACGAACACGACCTCTCCCAATTGCCGCCGGCCGCCCAGGCCTATATCCGCGAACTCGAAGCGCGGGCTGCTGCCAACGCTCAGCACATCGCCGAGCTGAACGAGCGCATCGGGCTCCTTGAGGAACAGTTCCGCCTCGCGCAGTCCAAACGCTTCGCACCAAGCAGCGAGAAGCTCAAGGACCGCGTGTTCGACGAAGCCGAACAAATGGCCGCAGCAGAGCCGGCCGACGATGATGAGGATGAGGTGCTCGCGCTGCCGGACACGGGGTTGCCGGAGCCTGATAAGCCCGCAGGGCGCAAACGTGGCCGCAAGCCGCTGCCGGCGGAGCTGCCGCGCCAGCGCATTGAGTACGACCTGACCGAAGACCAGAAGATCTGCCCGTGCTGCCGAGGTGCACTGCATCGCATGGGCGAAGAAGTCAGCGAACAGTTGCACATCGAGGTAAAGGCCTCGGTACTGCAGCACGTCCGCTTCAAATACGCGTGTCGGCACTGCGAGCGCAACGCCGAACGCACACCGGTGGTGACCGCACCGATGCCGGCGCAACCACTTCCTGGCAGCAACGCAAGCCCAGCGATGCTGGCGACTGTCACCACCGGCAAGTACGTGGATGGCACGCCGCTGTACCGCATGGAAGACGCGCTGGGTCGCGCCGGTATTGAAGTTGGCCGTGGCACACTGGCCAACTGGATCATCAGACCCGCGCAACTGCACTACAGCCGGCTGTACGAGGCGCTGCGCCGCTCGCTGCTATCGCAGCCACTGATCCATGGCGACGAGACGACGGTGCAGGTACTCAAGGAGGAAGGCAAGGCCGCGCAGAGCAAATCGTACATGTGGGTCTACCGCAGCGCGGAGGACAGCGAGCAACCCGTGGTGCTGTTCGACTACCAACCGGGGCGCGGACAGGAGTATCCGCAGGCGTTCCTCGCCGGCTACCATGGCATGCTAATGACCGATGGCTACAAGGCCTGGCGCACGCTCGAAGGCGTCACGCACTTCGGCTGTGTTGCGCACGCCAGGAGGATGTTCGTTGATGCGCAAAAGGGGCAGAAAAAGCCCAGCGCTCGAGTGCTAAAGGCGCTCGAGTCTTTCCAGGCGCTGTACCAGGTCGAGACGCTCGCCAAGGCAGAGCTGCCCGAAGGTGAAACGCGCGTCGACTACACGTACCGGATGCGTCAACAGCACAGCGTGCCGCTGCTGGAAGCCCTCAAGGCATGGCTGGACCAGCAGGCGCCGCAGGTACTGCCGGAAAGCCTGCTGGGCAAGGCCATCGCCTACGCGCGCAACCAGTGGGAATATCTGAGCCGCTACGTCACCGATGGACGGGCGCCGGTAGATAATAACGCCATAGAAAGAGACATCCGGCCATTCTGCACAGCGAGAAAGGCCTGGCTCTTTGCAGACACCGTCGCTGGGGCGAAGGCGAGCGCCATGATCTACAGCCTGATGCTTACGTGCCGCGCCTGTGACGTCGAGCCGTATGCTTATCTGCTCCACGTGCTCACAGAGCTGCCACAGCGCGCGCCGGACGCTGACATCAGCGACCTGTTGCCGTTCAACTTCGCACGGCGGCAAACCGCGCCGCCGCACCCTGCCTGAGCGTCAGATCGATCGTTGCCCCCAAGTCGGGGACTCCATCACACTGAGAGAAGCCCCTCGTTACCGGTAACGGCGAGGCGCTAGCGGGGCACGTTGAAGTAGAGATCCCACTGTTCCGAATCCGGATCGAGCCTGCGCACGATCGCGTCGTCCGCTCGCGCGATCAGCCGCTCCAGCATCTGACGCTTCGTGACCGCGTAACGGTGCGCCAGCCGTGCAAGAGCAAGGTCGGCTTCCGTACTGACCCACATGTCCAGCCGCCGCTCTCCGTTGCCGTCCTTGCCCGCCGTCCCGCGCCTTGCCCGATAGGCGGCTTGCCGCTGTGCTGTCGTCTGCGCCATCCTGCACTCCTTCATCTGCGTTACCCGGTAACACACCGTTCTGCAACGTTACCGGGTAACAATCGACTCCTCAAGGTGTGCTGAATCTAGCGCTTACGATCGTTCTGTTCGCTGGCGCACTGGTCATGGCATTTATTCTTCCCTGGAAAAGAGAGGCTGTGCTGGTTGAGCAAGGTGGTTAGGCATGGTTCCAGGCCGCGTATTGGTGGCTGCGTCGCCGTTCACCGGTGTAGTCACGGCGGCCGGCGCATAGCCGGCATCGATGAAATCGTCGGCTACACGCGGTAGCTTGTTTCGTTTTCCCTGTCGGCGGAAGAATTGCGCAGTGCCGACGCCAACCGCGGCACAATCCACTGCAGGCGGCGGTTCCGGAGGCAAATTTCGGCAGACTATGCGGCCGATCTGTTCCTAGAATTCTTCTTCACGTGTGGACCATTGGCGGACAGTATCGAGAAGAGAGACAAGCTATGAACATGCCGGCCCCGGAGTTCCGCACTACTTCCGCCACACCCAATGCTCACGGGCCGTGTGTGTTGTGCGATGCTGAAACGTTCGTCGGAAAGCTGCTTGCCTGGGGGCGTGCGCACTGTGTGGGGCTAGCCGGGTGGAGCGGTGCTGTGAGTCGCGCCGCCCGTATTCCACGGGCTGCAACTGGAACACCATGCCCGGATAGCCTTTGTCGTATTGCTTGCCGGTCGACAACGCCTGGATGCACGCGCGGCACTGGCGCGGGCCTATGGCCACGTTGGCGTGCCGGTGAGCACCGAGGCCGAGGTGCAAACGGGAGGCGTCCATGCATGACAGCGCGTTCATAAGAAATCCTCTGCATATCGCCTCCTTCGGCTTGTTCGAATCAGCGCTACAGCGCCATCCGGTCGGCAACGCGCAGTGCCGCGGAGACCGCGGCTTTCCCAAGTCGCGGAAGATCATCCCGTTTCACCCGAGAGCGTGGTACGGAAATGGTGATCGCCGCTGGCGTCGTGCGGGCGGAGCCAGGGATCGTCGCAGCGACCGTGCTCACGTCCGGTTCGACCTCGGCGACGCTTACCGCATACCCGCGGGCGCGAACCTGCTCGAGCTCGCTTAGAAGATCCTTGCGGCTGGTCAAGGTGTCTGGGGTGACGGCCTTGAGTTCTTCCGTTGGATACAGCTCCTTAATGCGTTCGTCGGAGAGCGTGGCGAGCATCGCTCGGCCACCTGCTGCAGCGTGCGCCGGGATAGTCCCGCCCAAGCGCGAACCGATGCGCAACATCCGGGGGCTCTCAACCGCATCGATGATGAGCATGTCGCGCCCGGAAAGAATGACCAGGTGCGCGGATTCCTGGACTTCGTCCACCAACGCCTCGATGACCGGCCGTGCCACGGCGCGAACATCGAGGTTGCGAACCACGGACAAGCCAATCTTGAGCAGGGCGGGACCCGGCACGTAGGCGCGAGACACGGGATCCTGCTGCACGAATTCGTGGTGCTGGAGCATCTCCAGAAGACGATGGGCCGTGGACCGCGCCACATCCAGGTCCCTGCTCGCTTCTGCCACGCGGATCGCGCCGCGGTCCGTGAAGCTTCGCAGCAGGCGCAATGCCTTGTCGACCGATGCGATCGGATAGCTCGGCTTCGTTTGATCTTGCTGGGGGTCGGATTCGACCATTTGTTTCTCCTTGCCTGCGTTGTGGT
This genomic window contains:
- the tnpB gene encoding IS66 family insertion sequence element accessory protein TnpB (TnpB, as the term is used for proteins encoded by IS66 family insertion elements, is considered an accessory protein, since TnpC, encoded by a neighboring gene, is a DDE family transposase.): MFRLDADLQVYLHRNAVDFRLGINGLVALVEQSMQHDPFARAVYAFHNRRRNRIKLLLWDRNGFWLLLKRLEEDRFVWPRRQQAVIELTTEQLHWLLDGIDVDAVQRHPSRKYQHTG
- the tnpC gene encoding IS66 family transposase, encoding MPPAAQAYIRELEARAAANAQHIAELNERIGLLEEQFRLAQSKRFAPSSEKLKDRVFDEAEQMAAAEPADDDEDEVLALPDTGLPEPDKPAGRKRGRKPLPAELPRQRIEYDLTEDQKICPCCRGALHRMGEEVSEQLHIEVKASVLQHVRFKYACRHCERNAERTPVVTAPMPAQPLPGSNASPAMLATVTTGKYVDGTPLYRMEDALGRAGIEVGRGTLANWIIRPAQLHYSRLYEALRRSLLSQPLIHGDETTVQVLKEEGKAAQSKSYMWVYRSAEDSEQPVVLFDYQPGRGQEYPQAFLAGYHGMLMTDGYKAWRTLEGVTHFGCVAHARRMFVDAQKGQKKPSARVLKALESFQALYQVETLAKAELPEGETRVDYTYRMRQQHSVPLLEALKAWLDQQAPQVLPESLLGKAIAYARNQWEYLSRYVTDGRAPVDNNAIERDIRPFCTARKAWLFADTVAGAKASAMIYSLMLTCRACDVEPYAYLLHVLTELPQRAPDADISDLLPFNFARRQTAPPHPA
- a CDS encoding IclR family transcriptional regulator, producing the protein MVESDPQQDQTKPSYPIASVDKALRLLRSFTDRGAIRVAEASRDLDVARSTAHRLLEMLQHHEFVQQDPVSRAYVPGPALLKIGLSVVRNLDVRAVARPVIEALVDEVQESAHLVILSGRDMLIIDAVESPRMLRIGSRLGGTIPAHAAAGGRAMLATLSDERIKELYPTEELKAVTPDTLTSRKDLLSELEQVRARGYAVSVAEVEPDVSTVAATIPGSARTTPAAITISVPRSRVKRDDLPRLGKAAVSAALRVADRMAL